In Nicotiana tabacum cultivar K326 chromosome 19, ASM71507v2, whole genome shotgun sequence, one DNA window encodes the following:
- the LOC142173389 gene encoding secreted RxLR effector protein 161-like has translation MKDCSPSLVPIVKDENFNLNQCPKNDLKREQMKNIPYAAIVGSLMYDEACTRHDIAFVVGMLERYQSNPGNDYLRTTKKVLRYLQGTKDYMIMYKPSDNLEVIGYSNSYFAGCIDSCKSISDTFVVRWSYILEVCQIDTD, from the coding sequence ATGAAGGATTGTTCACCAAGTTTAGTTCCCATAGTGAAGGAtgaaaatttcaatttgaacCAGTGCCCGAAGAACGACCTTAAGAGGGAACAAATGAAGAATATTCCATATGCTGCTATTGTTGGGAGCTTGATGTATGATGAGGCTTGTACTAGACATGATATTGCATTTGTTGTTGGAATGCTAGAAAGATATCAGAGTAATCCAGGTAATGACTACTTGAGAACAACAAAGAAAGTCTTAAGATACCTTCAAGGGACAAAAGACTACATGATTATGTACAAACCATCAGATAATTTAGAAGTGATTGGCTACTCTAATTCATACTTTGCTGGCTGCATTGATTCATGCAAATCAATATCAGATACATTTGTTGTCCGGTGGAGCTATATCTTGGAAGTGTGCCAAATAGACACTGACTGA